One window from the genome of Methylococcus sp. EFPC2 encodes:
- a CDS encoding BrnT family toxin produces MSFEYDQDKNIANLAKHGIDFEQAQALWEDPELLEIPAKTTDEPRFLVIGRIGSKHWSAVVTYRNSHIRLISVRRSRKEEVQLYESI; encoded by the coding sequence ATGTCATTTGAATACGATCAGGACAAAAACATCGCCAACCTGGCCAAGCACGGAATCGATTTCGAGCAGGCGCAAGCGCTGTGGGAAGACCCTGAACTGTTGGAGATTCCCGCCAAAACCACGGATGAGCCGCGCTTTCTCGTGATCGGTCGAATCGGCAGCAAACATTGGTCTGCGGTGGTGACGTATCGAAACAGCCATATCCGCCTGATTTCGGTCAGACGGTCGCGCAAAGAAGA